From Cercospora beticola chromosome 6, complete sequence, a single genomic window includes:
- a CDS encoding mitochondrial 37S ribosomal protein mS37, producing the protein MVAGKTSREALARAAQTTTPKLPPLPKLRVRKPNKGEANPCLGIMSSMLGCWASSGYSAAGCAALEQQLRGCMDARKATQQSKSSINHHLSRFYPQIIGPHKRK; encoded by the exons ATGGTGGCCGGAAAGACATCTCGTGAGGCTCTGGCCAGGGCTGCGCAGACAACGACGCCGAAGCTCCCTCCCTTACCGAAACTCCGCGTTCGCAAGCCCAACAAAGGCGAAGCAAACCCATGTCTGGGCATCATGAGCAGCATGCTAG GATGCTGGGCGTCATCGGGTTATAGTGCAGCAGGTTGTGCTGCTCTGGAACAACAACTACGAGGATGCATGGATGCTCGAAAGGCGACGCAGCAATCCAAAAGCTCAATCAACCACCACTTGTCGAGATTCTACCCACAAATTATTGGCCCACACAAGAGAAAATAA